Proteins from a genomic interval of Chroococcidiopsis thermalis PCC 7203:
- a CDS encoding FAD-dependent oxidoreductase codes for MTNDITPTSPTDAVSPQHDILDRQTTTCCIVGSGPAGAVLALLLTRQGIPVMLLEAHKDFDRDFRGDTIHPSVMEILAELGLADRLLELRHTKLRQLSIRTDGKTFPIADFSHLKTRYQYITVMPQVKFLEFITEEAKQYPNFQLVLGANVQELIVADGGVRGVRYRGHGGWHEVRAQLTVGADGRHSRLRQLAGFQPIETSPPMDVLWFRLPRRPDEPEGLNGRIGSGHILVTIDRDDSWQIAYVIPKGGYQDLRAAGLEALRKSIVEVVPEFSDRVELLKEWSQVAFLSVESNRLPQWYSSGLLLIGDAAHVMSPVGGVGINYAIQDAVVAANLLSEPLRTGRLQLQDLAKVQRRRELPTRCIQVFQSLIQKQILAKALNPGQKFQVPSLLRLSILRDLLARFIAFGLVPVHVKT; via the coding sequence ATGACGAACGATATAACTCCCACATCGCCAACTGATGCTGTATCCCCGCAGCATGACATTTTAGACCGACAAACGACAACCTGCTGTATTGTGGGCAGTGGTCCGGCAGGAGCAGTATTGGCGCTGCTGTTGACCCGTCAAGGTATACCTGTGATGCTGCTGGAAGCACACAAAGATTTCGATCGCGACTTTCGGGGTGATACCATTCACCCGTCTGTGATGGAGATCTTGGCAGAATTAGGCTTAGCAGATCGCTTGCTTGAGCTGCGCCACACCAAACTACGCCAGCTGAGTATTCGCACAGATGGGAAAACTTTCCCAATAGCTGATTTCAGTCACTTGAAAACACGCTATCAATACATCACGGTGATGCCCCAAGTAAAATTTTTGGAATTTATCACCGAGGAGGCAAAACAGTATCCCAACTTTCAACTCGTGTTGGGCGCAAACGTACAAGAATTAATTGTGGCAGATGGAGGAGTCCGAGGCGTGCGCTATCGCGGACATGGCGGTTGGCATGAAGTCAGGGCGCAGCTTACAGTTGGTGCAGATGGTCGTCATTCCCGCCTACGTCAACTAGCTGGATTTCAGCCAATTGAGACCTCGCCACCTATGGACGTGCTGTGGTTTCGTCTTCCGCGCCGACCGGATGAACCAGAAGGGTTGAATGGTCGTATCGGTAGCGGTCATATTTTAGTAACGATCGATCGCGATGATTCCTGGCAGATTGCCTATGTCATTCCTAAAGGTGGCTACCAAGATTTGCGGGCGGCGGGATTGGAGGCGTTGAGAAAGTCTATTGTTGAGGTAGTGCCGGAATTTAGCGATCGCGTGGAATTACTCAAAGAGTGGTCGCAAGTAGCATTTCTCTCGGTTGAGTCGAACCGCCTACCGCAATGGTATAGTTCTGGCTTACTATTAATTGGTGACGCTGCTCATGTCATGTCACCCGTTGGTGGAGTAGGGATCAACTATGCGATTCAAGATGCCGTAGTCGCGGCAAACCTGCTGAGCGAACCACTAAGAACTGGTAGATTGCAGCTACAGGACTTAGCCAAAGTTCAGCGTCGTCGTGAGTTACCCACGCGATGTATCCAAGTGTTTCAGTCTTTAATCCAAAAGCAAATTCTTGCTAAAGCCCTCAATCCAGGGCAAAAGTTCCAAGTGCCAAGTTTGTTACGGCTGTCTATTCTACGTGACTTGCTAGCGCGGTTCATTGCCTTTGGGTTAGTACCCGTGCATGTAAAAACTTAA